Proteins from a single region of Apium graveolens cultivar Ventura chromosome 7, ASM990537v1, whole genome shotgun sequence:
- the LOC141673178 gene encoding xyloglucan-specific galacturonosyltransferase 1-like: MALSLSKKRAKSSKRAAKELGFFQFILSKLLSRVPLTLLLLVLVFLWSSTTTIISGHIVHVCVSSRKLNSLYCLSAGAQPNFDIPLPLINASSVDDHKLEVTIRESVPSVNIKNNATLVTQEIASYVVQENNIDDHKLKVSIRENGPVDINHDKALVTQDIPRYNVQENNKNLIVSNIVDNNNNMLSEFESAVKVVEEHLQVHRSWRSNSSSLTTCDGRGVYVYDLPPKFNKDLVAQCSDMSPWLDFCQFFRNEALGEPIPKLGKAWYNTHQYSLEPIFHSRVMKHPCRVYNENEAKLFYVPFYGGLDILRWHFKNASPDVKDTLALELVEWLKLQKPWALNSGKDHVFVLGKVSWDFRRRDDSPWGSTFLNLEEMQNPIKLLIERQPWHVNDIGIPHPTYFHPHSDEDIISWQFKIIQSSRNNLVSFAGGARPDSPDSIRSVLINQCTLASTGACKFQNCSSGGCDQPESIIELFLESEFCLQPPGDSPTRKSVFDSLISGCIPVFFDPFTAYYQYSWHLPEDHGKYSLFIDQEEVRQLKVNVVEWLMKIPKKAKDDMRRYIVYELLPGLIYGDSSSDFEQFQDAFSITMNNLLEKVTRLG; this comes from the coding sequence ATGGCCCTTTCACTGTCTAAGAAAAGAGCAAAATCTTCGAAAAGAGCTGCAAAAGAGCTTGGTTTCTTTCAATTCATCCTTTCCAAGTTACTCTCTCGAGTTCCATTAACACTTCTTCTTTTGGTTCTTGTTTTCCTCTGGTCTTCTACCACCACCATCATCTCTGGTCACATTGTCCATGTATGCGTATCGTCGAGAAAGCTCAACAGTCTGTATTGCCTTTCTGCTGGTGCACAACCTAATTTTGATATCCCTCTTCCACTCATTAATGCTAGTTCTGTTGATGATCATAAACTTGAAGTTACCATACGAGAAAGTGTTCCTAGTGTTAATATCAAGAACAACGCAACTCTTGTTACGCAAGAGATTGCCAGTTATGTTGTTCAAGAGAACAATATTGATGATCATAAACTCAAAGTGAGCATACGAGAGAATGGTCCTGTTGACATCAATCACGACAAGGCTCTTGTCACACAAGATATTCCTCGTTATAATGTTCAAGAGAACAACAAAAACCTTATTGTTAGCAACATTGTTGATAACAATAACAATATGCTTTCAGAGTTTGAATCTGCAGTGAAGGTGGTGGAAGAGCATCTGCAAGTGCATCGATCATGGAGATCAAATTCAAGTAGCCTCACAACATGTGATGGCAGAGGGGTTTATGTGTATGATTTGCCACCGAAGTTTAACAAGGATTTGGTAGCTCAGTGTAGTGATATGTCTCCTTGGTTGGATTTCTGTCAATTTTTCAGGAATGAGGCACTGGGAGAGCCTATACCGAAGCTTGGAAAAGCCTGGTACAACACTCATCAGTATTCTCTGGAACCAATTTTTCATTCCAGGGTTATGAAGCATCCTTGTAGAGTTTATAATGAAAATGAAGCCAAGCTATTCTATGTTCCATTCTATGGTGGCTTAGACATCTTGAGATGGCATTTCAAGAATGCCTCTCCTGATGTTAAGGATACTTTGGCATTGGAACTGGTAGAATGGCTTAAACTGCAGAAACCATGGGCTTTAAACTCAGGCAAAGATCATGTCTTTGTTTTGGGTAAAGTTTCATGGGATTTTCGGAGAAGGGATGATTCTCCATGGGGAAGTACATTTTTGAATCTTGAAGAAATGCAAAACCCGATAAAGCTACTGATTGAAAGGCAACCTTGGCATGTGAATGACATTGGAATCCCACATCCTACCTACTTCCATCCTCACTCCGATGAAGATATCATCTCGTGGCAATTCAAGATCATCCAATCAAGCCGAAACAATCTCGTTAGCTTTGCAGGAGGTGCAAGACCAGATTCTCCAGACAGTATAAGATCAGTGCTGATCAACCAATGCACTTTAGCAAGTACTGGAGCATGCAAGTTTCAGAATTGTAGTTCAGGAGGTTGTGATCAGCCTGAATCCATCATCGAACTATTCTTGGAATCTGAATTTTGCTTACAACCTCCTGGTGACAGTCCAACTAGAAAATCTGTATTTGATTCTCTAATATCAGGCTGCATTCCTGTGTTTTTTGATCCCTTCACAGCTTACTATCAATATTCATGGCATTTGCCTGAGGATCACGGAAAGTATTCTCTGTTTATAGATCAAGAAGAGGTGAGACAGTTGAAGGTGAATGTGGTAGAGTGGCTAATGAAGATACCTAAGAAGGCCAAGGATGACATGAGGAGGTATATAGTGTATGAATTGTTGCCTGGATTGATTTATGGAGATTCAAGTTCAGATTTTGAACAGTTTCAAGATGCCTTCTCTATAACAATGAATAATCTCCTTGAGAAGGTAACCAGACTGGGTTAA